The window GTTCGAAGAAGCGGCTCCAGCCCCGCGCGATCTCCTCCTGGTACCGGGCGCGCTCGGCCTCGCTCACCTGAGGCATCGTCACTTACCCCCTTCGCGCACCGCGACGATCCGGTACGCATTCCCGTGCGACAACCGCGAGATCAGTGCCTTGTTGACGAGGATGTCGACCTTCAGTGCCGGGTTGATCAGTTTCGGGAAGACCTTGGTCCACGCGACCTGGTTGACCTTGCGCGAGAAGTCCGACGCCTCGGTCGTGCGCCACGGGTGGTCCGGGTCCGGCCCGATCTTCGTCATCGCGAATACCAGCGCCATCAGCACCTCGACCGGCTGGTGGGCCTCGGCCTGCTGGACCTCGAGCGGGCGGAAGCCGTGCTCGACGAGGGCCTGCAGCAGGTTGCCGACCGGTGGGAAGTTGAGGTGCTGCGGCTGGAAGTAGGGCACCCACCACGACCGGAACACGTGGCGCAGCACGCACTCCGCGTCGGGCATCTCGATCTCGAGCAGCCCACCGGGCTCCAGCGCGCGGGCGGCGGCGGCGAGCTCGGCCCGCGGGTCGAGCGTGTGCTCCAGGTAGTGGTGCATGGAGATGACGTCGTAGCGGCCGCGGAGCTCGTCGGCGAGCTCGGGGAACGCGTTCTCGCGGTAGGCGTGGGCCAGCCAGCCGCGCTCCAGTGCGCGGTCGACGCCGCTGCCCTGGTCGAGGCCGTCGAAGACCGTGTTCGGCAGGATCTCCGCCGCGTGCTTGGCGAAGTAGCCCCAGCCGGTGCCGACGTCCAGCCACGAGCGCGGGCCGTCCGGGCCGGCGTGCCGCTGCACGAGCTGGGCGCGCGCGTGGTTCGCGGGCGCGCCGTAGGAGGACATCTCGTCGGCCTGCGCGGCGCCGCGGCCGTCGTAGAAGTCGCGGTAGTAGAAGTTCAGCCCCTCACCGGTCAGGCGCGGGTTCTGGAAGACGAAGTTGCACGTCCGGCACTTGGAGAGCGTGAAGACGCCGGGCTTGCGCTGGTACAGCTCCTTCGAGCGGACCTCGACGGTCAGTCGCGTCGACCCGCACCACGGGCAGTCGTGACGCCGCGGCTCGAAGAACCGCGCCGTCCCGGCCGCGAGCTGCGCGGCGTACCAGGCGCGGTCGTCGACGGTGTTGTCAGCCGTCTGCGTCATGTCAGCTTCTCCAGTCGGTCGGCCGCGGCCGGAGCGCCTCCGGCGGCCTCGAACTCCTCCGCGATCGCCGCGGCGGCGGTGCGGTAGGACGTGTCGGTGAGCACGGCGACGATCGCGTCGCGCAGCTCGGCGGCGGAGACCCGGCCGAACTTCACGCGGATCCCCGCGCCGCACTCGGTCACCTGCGACGCGACGGCCGGCTGGTCGTCGCGGATCGGCGCGACCACCAGCGGCAGCCGGTGCGCGAGCGCCTCGCAGGTCGTGTTGTGGCCGGCGTGGCAGACGACGGCGTCCAGGTGGGGGAGCAGCTCGAGCTGCGGCACCCGCTCGGCGACGAGCACGTTCGGCGGCGGGTTCAGCCCGGCGGGCGGGGCGACGACGACGGCCTGGACCTCGTCGACGAGCGTCCCGAGCGCCTCCATCGCGACCGCGAAGAACCGGTCGCCGGAGTCGCGGTTCACCGTGCCCAGCGAGATCAGCAGGTGCTTGCGCGCGGGGTCGAACCACGAGAAGTCGAACGCGGGCCCGGGGCCGCGGCCGCCGAACGCAGGCCCGACCATCGCGATGTGCGCGCCCAGCGGGTTCGGCGGGCGGAGCAGCCCCTCGGTCGAGTAGCAGAGGATGAGCTCGGGGGAGAAGCGCAGGTCGATCGCCGGGGCCAGGCCGAACTCCGCCTGCAGGTCGGCCATGCGCTCGTCGGCCCACTCCGTGAGCTTCGGCATCGTCTCGTACTGGCCGGTGAGCTCCGCGGTCGTCGACGCCGACGTCGCCCACGGCAGGCCCCGTTCGCGCGCGACGATCGCGCCGGCCAGGGCCTGCTGGTCGACGAGCATCACGTCCGGGCCGAACTCGTCGACGGCCGCGCGGACCCCACGGACCATCGACTGCGCGAGCGGGATGAGGAAGTCCTCCCAGAAGAACCGGAACGCCGTCGCCGCGCGCAGGCCGCGCCAGCGCTCGAGGCGGGAGGACAACGGCTCACCGGGGAACTCGTCGTCGACCGCGAACACACGCGCGCCGGGCGGCAGCACCGAGGCCAGGTAGACCGAGTTGCCCGCCCACGCGACGTCGTGCCCGCGCGCGGACAGCTCCGCGGACACCGCGACCAGCGGCAGGATGTGCCCGGTCAGCGGAGGGACGACGACGAGGAAGCGAGCCATCGCGCGCTACCGCAGGCACGGGTCGGCCGCGCGGGCGGCCAACCACTCCACGACGATCTCCCGCACCTGCGGCGTCGCGTCCATCAGCACGGAGTGCCCCACGCCCTCGACGACGGTGAGGGTGGCGTGCGGCAGCAGGTCCTCGAGCTGGCGCTGGTAGTCCGGGACGTCGGACTTCTCGCCGTAGATCGCGCGGATCGGCATGCGCAGGGACCGGAGCCGGTCACGTTCGATCGGGCGGGCCTTGGTCAGGTCCGGGTAGAAGCTCGTGTGGTTCGCGAGGTCGGTGAGGGCGTCCATCATCTTGACGACCTTGCGGCCGAACCGGCGGATCCAGGCCTGAAGGTTCTCCTCGCCCATCTCCGCGACGACGGCCTCGACGCGCTGGCGCTCGGCGGCGATCTGCTCGGCCCACCCGTCGACGTTGAAGTGAGCCTCGATCAGAACCAGGCTCGCGACCCGCTCGGGATGCTCCACGGCGAAGTCGAGCGCGATCGTCCCGCCGTAGCTGTTGCCGACCAGGTGTACCGGGGTGGAGATCTCCAGGGCGTCGAGCACCCCGGTCAGATCCGCGATGGAGTCCTCCATCGTGTAACCGGTGCGCGGGCGCTCGGTGTCGCCGTGGCCGCGCAGGTCGTAGAGCACGCACTCGGCGCCGGTCTTCCCGACCGCCCCCGCGACCGTGTAGTAGAAGCTGGCCATGTTGTCCATGCCGAGGCCGTGCAGGAACACGACCGGGGGCGCCGTGCGCTCGGTCGGACCGCCGGCCGGGCGGTTGAGGTGCTGGACGTGGAACCGCACCCCGTTCGCGATCACTTCGGGCATGGAGGGAACTCGGCTCGTCAGCTGCGAACGCTGAGCACGTACTCGACGACGGTGCCCACGCGCATCTCGATGATCTCGTCCAGGTCCTTGTCGGCGAGGAAGCCGGCGAAGTCGACGTCGCCGCCGTAGTGCTCGGTCAGCTTGGCGCCGAACTTCACGAACTCGATCGACTCCATCTCGAGATCGTCCTCGAACGAGGTGTCCAGGCCGATCTCGAGGTCGAGCAGGTACTCCTCGCCGATGGTCTCGGTGATGAGCCGGCGCACGACATCGAGAACCTCCGCCTCGGCGGTGGTGCGTGCGTCGACTGTCATGGCGTCTCCTCGAAGTGCGGGCAGTTCATGATCCCAGGTTCGTTCCCAGGATGTCGGATTCTCTCGTCCACCCGACGGCGTACGGGACCGGAAGTTCGCCGGAACGGGTGCTCACCCAGCGTCCGTTCCCGTCGACAACGACCAGCAACCGGTCGTTTTCGGCACGGGTCACCACGAACCGGGCCGGACGCCCACCGAGGCCCGTACCCGCCGCTTTCGCCACCGCCTCCTTAGCGGTCCAGAACCGGGTGACCCACTGCGCCCGGAGGGCCGGGTCGCCGCCGGCCGGCGCGACGGTCTCCAGCAGCTCGCGCTCGGACTCGGTGAGCAGGGCAGCCTCGGCCGGGGCGTCGGCCACCAGCTCGAGGTCGATCCCCACCCCGCCGTCGCCCGACCCGGCCAGGGCGACCGCGAAGGGACCCGAGTGGGCGAGCGAGAGGCGGACGCCCTCGCCGGGGCCGGTCGCGTACGGCGCGCCGAGGCTGTCGTTCGCGATCCCGACCTCGGCCGGGTAGATCGGGCCGTGCCCCTCCGCCCAGCGGTGGGCGCGCACGGCGTCCTTCGCGGCGATGCGGCCGAGCAGCCAGTGCCGCGCGGCGCGCGGCGTCCGTCCGGCGAGCTCGCTCTCCTCGGCAGGGGCGAGGTACTGACGGCGAGCCAGGTCCCGGGCGACCGGGTCGGTCCACGGTTCGACGAGCAGAAACCATCCGCCCGGCTGCTCCTGCGCGAGCGTGGAGCTCGCCGGGCGGCGGAACGCCTCGACGGTGACCGGGTCGCCCTCCAGCCGACGGTCCGTCCAGCCGGTGACGTGGCACCACAGGTTCCCGGCCCCGTCCCGCAGCTCCAGGTCGGCGACGACCTCGACGTCGGTGGCCGAACGAACCCGAACAACCGTCGCGTACGTGGCGCCCACCGCCGGGGGCGGGCCGAAGAAGCTGACCGAGCCGATCGTCGCGGGCAGCACGAGGGCGTTCTCGGGGTGGATCGCGACCCAGTAGCCGAGGAGCTGGCCCGCGGCGTCGAGCAGGGACCCCGGCGCCGGCAGCTCGGCCACGACGCCCCGCACGCCGTCGTCGGCGATCGCCGTCAGCTCCCGGACGCCCTGGAACTCCGGCCCGTGGAACATCCACCGCTCGGAGTACAGCCCGCGGGCGTCGGTGGCGGGGGCGCGCTCCCCGGTCAGCGGGGCGTCCCGCAACGCCGGAGGGGCGGGATACTCGTCGGCGAGCAGGACCGTGGCCCGCGCGTAGGTCTCGACGGGGCCGTTGCCGACCGAGCCGTCCACGACGACGGAGACGACCGTCAGGTCCGCCCCGCCGTCCTCCCGCGGCTGCTCGGTCGCGGTGATGCGCAGCGCGATCTCGGGCTCGACGGCCAGTGGCCGCAGCGCCCGCACCCCGCGGACGCCGGTCACGAGCCGCTCCGGGACCAGTGACGCCGCGGCCTCGACGATGAGCGCGATCGTCCCCGTCATCGGGACGATCGGGTACCGCGCTTCCGCCGGCGCCTCCGCGGGCGCCTGCAGCAGCGCGTGGTCCGCGAGGTACGGGTCGCTCCGCAGCGACATCCGCCGCTCCGTCACCGCGCTCCGCGGCCCGCCCTCGCCCCGGCTGCCCTCTCCCCGAAAGCGCACTCCAGCACCGCGATTTTGCGTTCCGGGGTGCTGTGCTGCGCTTTCGGGAGAAGGCCGACGGTGCTGTGCTGCGCTTTCGGGGGACGCGGCGGCGAGGACGTCGGCCGCGGCGGCGTTCGCCTCGCCGACGAAGGCGCGGAACTCCTCCGCGACCGCCCCACCCCCACTGGAGATGACATCTCCACCGATCGGGCCGATCCCACTGGAGATGACATCTCCAGTGGGGGTTGGTGTCGGGGTGGTGAGGGTCGGGGGGTCGACGAGGCGGAGCAGCGGGGACCCGAGCTGCAGCGGGACGGCGAGGCCCGGACGGCGCGGGGCGGGCGCGGCGGGGGCGGGGTCCTCGGTGGGCTGCTCGGCGGCGAGGCGGGAGAAGCGCGGGGCGGCGCCCTCGGTCCACAGCGCGGCGGCGACGCGGCGCAGCTGCTCGAGGCCGGTTCGCTTCGGGATGTTCGCGCTGATCACCAGGTGCGGGGTCGCGGGGTTGTCGAGGGTGTCCTCGACGAACCCGGGGAGGCTGCCGGTCCCGACCTGGACGAACGCGCGCACGCCCTCGGCGTACAGCCGCTGGATCAGCGGGCCGAACCGCACGGGTTCGACGAGATTGCGCAGCAGCAGGGACCGGACCTCGGCGTCCTCGGCCGGGTACGGCGCGACGGTCGTCGCCGACCACAGCGGCACCGAGACCTGACGTAGCGTCAGGCCGGCGATGAACTCGCGCGTCGGGCCGAGATACGGCTCCAGGTACGGGGTGTGAAAGCCGGACTTGAAAGGCAGCAGCGACCCGGCGACTCCGCGCTCGCGCAGCCGGTCGAGCGCGACGTCCACCTGGGCCTGCTCGCCGCAGATGATCGACTGGTGCGGGCAGTTGTCGTGCGAGAGCACGACGCGCTCCAGTCCGGCGATCGCCTCGACTGCGACCGAGGCTCCGCAGCCGAGCACCGCGAACACCAGGTCGGGGACGCCCGGCCCGGAGTCGAACGCGCGGGTCGAGTCCGCGAACTCCTCGAACGGGGCCCCGCCCGCGGCGATGAGCGCGCTCCACTCCCCGATGCTGTGGCCGGCGACGACGTCGGGCCGGATGTCCATCGCCCGCAGCGCGCGGTCCAGCAGCCGCCCGACGCCGGCGAGCTCGAGCCCGCGCCGGCCGAGCCCGGCGTCCGCCGCGCTGCGGACCGGCGGCAGCCCGAAGTGCGCGGCGACGTCGTCCACGCGCGGGGAGAAGACCTCCTCCAGCCCGGGAAACAGGAACGCGACCCGGCCGCCACCGGGGCCGAGCAACGGCGAGGTCGAGAACCACACGTCGTTGCGGCCGCGCCACGGCTTCCCCTGCGCCACGACCTTGCGCGCGAGCGCCAGCCGCTTTGCGTCCGGGTTGACGATCGCCAGCCGGGCCGGTCCCCCCACCGGGGGCGCCCAGGTGTCGTCGCGGGCGAGCAGGGTGTCGTCGTCGGCGTCGAGCTGCGCCGCGATCGCCGCCGCGTCCGCTCCGGTGAACAGCAGCACCTTCTCCGCCGCCGCCTCCGGCTTTGCGTCCGACGATGTGGTCGCAATTGCAGCCACATCTTCGGACGCAACGAGATAAACAGAAGAGTCGCTGCTGCGGAGATCCTCGAGGACGACGTGAGCGTTGATGCCGCCGAAGCCGAAGGCGTTGACGCCGGCGCGACGGGGGCCGTCGGTCTCCCACTCCCGCCGGGCGGTGACGGGGGCGAAGCGGGTCCCCTCCAGCGCCGGGTGTGGGTCGTCGCAGTGCAGAGTGGGGGGCAGGAAGCCCTCGGACACGGCGAGCGCGGCCTTGATCAACCCGGCGGCACCGGCGGCCGGCATGGCGTGCCCGATCATCGACTTCACCGAGCCGATGCCGATGTCGGCGCCGCCCGACGCCGGACCGAACACCTCGGTGAGGGAGGCGAGCTCGGTCGCGTCGCCGGCGACCGTCGCGGTCCCGTGAGCCTCGATCAGGCCGACGGAACCGGGGGTCCGCGGGTCGATGCCCGCCGCCGCCCAAGCGGCGTTCATCGCCGCCACCTGGCCACTCGACTGAGGGGCCATCAGACTTGCGGCGCGGCCGTCGCCGGCGACGCCGGTGCCGCGGATGACGGCGTAGACGCGCTCGTCGTCGCGCACGTCGGCGAGGCGCTTGAGCACCACGATCGCGGTGCCCTCACCGATGAGGATCCCGTCCGCGCCCCGGTGGAAGGGTCGGATCCGCTCGCTCGGCGACAGCGCGCCGAGCAGGTTGAAGCCGGACCAGAAGGTGATGTCGTGGCAGTGGTGCACGCCGCCGGCGAGGACGACGTCGCACCGGCCGGACGCCAGGTCCCGAACCGCGTGGTCGACGGCGATCAGCGACGAGGCGCAGGCGGCGTCCACCGTGTACGCCGGGCCGGCGAGGTCGAGCCGGTTCGCGGTCCGCGACGCGACGAGGTTCGGCACCATCAGGTCGATGCCGGACTCCTCGCGCAGGTCGCCGGCGCGGGCGGAGAACGAGGCCCGCACCGCTTCGAGCTGATCGTCGGAGATCCCCGGCATCAGTTCGCGCAGGGTGGCCACGAGCTGGTTCGCCGTCCGGACGCGGTCGACGAACCGCGCCATGCCCGCGTTGAAGTAGCCGCCCCGGCCGAGCACGATCCCGACCTTGCGCCGGTCGCCGAGCGTGTCGGGCCCGCCGGCGTCGTCGATCGCAGCGGCGGCGGTCGCGAGCGCGACCAGTTGCTCGGCCTCGATGTCCCCGACGGCCATCGGCATGATGCCGAAGCGCATCGGGTCGATCGTCACCTCGCCGACGAAGCCGCCCCGTCGGCAGTACATCCGGTCGCCGGGGCGCGTCTTGGCCGCGCCCGGGTCGTAGAACTCCGGGTCCCACCGCGAGGCGGGGACGTCGGAGATCGCGTCCACCCCCGCGCGGAGGTTCTCGCGGTAGGTGGCGAGGTCGGGCGCGCCGGGCAGCACGGCCGCCATCCCGACGATGGCTACCGCGGTCCCCCCTGTGCTGTCAGTCGTCGACTGACGCATCGTCGTGCTAGCCCCCGAGCCCACCACTGAACGCTACGTCGAAAGCCGCCGGTTCGGCACACACGTACACCACCTGGGGGCCCTCGCCGTGCGCGAGCTCACGGAGCAGCGCGTTCACGCCGTCCTCCGGGTGGATCGCGCCGACGCCCTGCCGGGCGTAGCTGCGCAGCAGTTCCGCCGACACCATGCCGTCGCCGGCGGTGCCGGTCGGGAGCCAGGGGCCCCAGTCGACGCTGACGACCCGTCCGGTGAAGCGGGTCTCCCACGCGCGAGCCAGGCAGTCCAGCGCGTCGTTCGCCGCGGCGTAGTCGCACTGACCGCGGTTGCCGAAGACACCCGAGACGCTGCCGAAGAGCACCAGGAACTTCAGCTCGGCCGGGAGGGCGGACGCCAGCGCGCGGGCGCCGTCGACCTTGGTCTCCCAGACGCGGGCGAACCCGTCCGCGGACTTGTCGGCGATCAGGCGGTCGTCGAGGACGCCGGCCCCGTGCACGACCCCGTCGATGCGGCCGTGACGGGCCATCACCTCGGCGATGCCGTCCGAAACGGCGGCGGCGTCGCGGACGTCGACCGCGGAGTACGTCACCGACGCGGCCACCGACTGCAGCGCCGTCATCGTCGCGCGGATCTCGCGCTCCGCCAGCACGCGGGCGACCTCACGCTCGACCTGCGCCGGGACGGTGACGCCCGACGCGATCAGCGCCCGGCGCAACGCGGCCTCGTCGGTCGCACCCGCGGTCGCCGGGCCCTCCTCCGCGGCCGGCAGCGGGCTGCGGCCCCAGAGCACGATGTGGCACCCGGCGACGCCGGCCAAACCGGCCGCGGTCCGCGCCGTGATGCCGCGCGCGCCGCCGGTCAGCAGGACGACCGCGCCGGGCGTGAGCCCGAGCTGGGCGGCGGACGGCAGGGCCTCGACCTCCAGCGGCGCCGCCGTCAGCGACAGCGTCGAGCGGACACCCTCGGCGTACCCGACGACCTCGGGGCCGGCCGGGTGCACCAGCTCGGCGACGAGGCGGGAGGTCAGCAGCTCCGCCGTCTCCTTCGGGTCGATGTCGAGCGCCCGACACGAGACGTGCGGGTACTCGCGGGCGATCGTGCGGACCAGGCCGGCCAGACCCATGCCCGCCGGGGCGTCCGAGCGCGGCGGGGCGTCGGTGGCGGTGCGGTGGCCCATGCGGCCACCGGTGCCGGTGACGACGAGCAGCTGGCGCGCACCGCCGAGGACGGCGTGGCGCAGGACCGCGAACGCGTCCGGCAGCGACGGCGGCTCGCTCGGTCCGGCGGCCCCGAGGTGGACGAGGATGTCGACGTCCCCGAGCTCGGTGTCCGGGTCCGTGGAGACGGTCCGGACGGTCGCGCCCCGTGCGGTCAGCGCGTCGGCCAGCTCGATGCCGATGCCGAGCCCACCACCGACCATCGTGACGTGACGGCCGTGCAGGGTGCCGTCCGCCGTCAGCGGCGTCGTGGGGACGAGCTCCAGCCGGTAGCGCCGGACGGGCTCGCGCTCGGCCGGGGCGTCGGCCGGGGTGTCGGGAGTGACCGGCGCGGCCACCACGACCGGAGCCGCGGTCGGAGGCGCCACCGGAGCCGCGTCGCCGACGATCGCGTCGACCATCGCGCGCATGGTGCGTAGCCGGGAGAGCTTGGCCTGGGCGTCCTCGTCGAGGCCGGCCTCGGGGAGGCGGTCGGCGAGGAGCCCCAGGATCTCGGTGCGCTTGAGGGAGGCGATCGACAGGTCGGCCTCGAGGTCGAGGTCGACGTCGAGCATCTCGGTCGGGTACCCGGTCCGCTCGGCGATCAGGTCGGTGAGGACGCTCTGCACGCGCTCGGCGGTGAGGCCCGCGGCGGGGGCGACCACCGCGGCCGGAGCCGGCGTGGGAGCCGGCGCGGCCGGAGCAACCGGAGCCGGCGCCGCCGCGGGTGCAGCCGGGGCGGTCTCGACGATCGCGGCGACCATCCCGGCCATCGTGCGGATGCGGGAGAGCTTGGCCTGGGCGTCCTCGTCGAGGCCGGCCTCGGGGAGGCGGTCGGCGAGGAGACCGAGGATCTCAGTGCGCTTGAGGGAGGCGATCGACAGGTCGGCCTCGAGGTCGAGGTCGGCGCCGAGCATCTCGGCGGGGTAGCCGGTGCGCTCGGCAATCAGCTCGGTCAGGACGGCGAGGACCCGGTCGGCCGTGAGCTCGGTGCTGAGGTCCGCGGGCGCGGCGACCGGCGCGGGGGCCGGCTCGGCGACGACGACCGGCTCGGCGGGTGCCGGAGCCGGAGCGACGACCGGAGCCGGCTCGACGATCGGCGCGGGGGCGACGGTCTCCACGGTGGGAGCCGTCGCAGCCACCGGCTGCGCAACCGGAGCCGGCTGGGCCCCCGGAACGGCCGGCGCCACGGGGGCGGGGGCCGAACCGAGGAAACCGAGCACGACGTCACGCTGGGCCGCGATCATCTCGCGGCCGGCGCGGAGGAATTCGAGCACGACGGCCTCGCGGCCGTCGGCGGGGGCGGCAACAGCAGCGGGAGAGACCGGCGCGGCGGGCGCGGGCGTCCCCTGGGCGGGCGTAACCGGGGTGGCGGCCGAGATCTCGACGCGCTGAGCCGGCTGGAGGCCGTTGGCCACGGGCTTCCCTTCGGCGGTGCGGACCAGGTGTCCGTTGACGACCCACCCGGGCCGGCGCGGGACGTCCTGGGCGGACACGACGGCGGTATCGCGTCCGGCGTACAGGGCCGTGGTGTCGACGGTGACACCGGCGGCGGACAGGCGGCCCAGCGCGGTGAGCAGGGCGGTCACGCCGTGCTTGCCGGGAGCGTCGGTCGCGATCGCGACGTGCGGGCGGTCGCCGAGGATCGCGCCCACCAGGCCGGTCAGCACGCGGCCCGGGCCGCACTCGACGAAGACGCGGGCGCCGGCGGCGTACATCGCCTCGATCTGCTCGGTAAAGCGGACCGGCGAGGCGACCTGCTCCGCGAGCAGTTCGCGCACCGCGGACGACCCGAGCGGGTACGGGGCGGCGGTCGCGTTGGCCCACACCGGCAGGTGCGGCGAACCGATCGAACGACGCATCAGCTCAGCCTCGAGCGTCCGCGAGGCGTCGGCGACGAGCGGGGAGTGGAACGCGCACGCGACCGGGATCCGCTGCGCGGTGATGCCGCCGTCCTTCAGCGCGGTCACCGCGGAGTCGACCGCAGCCGTCGGGCCGGAGATCACCGTCTGGTCGGGGGAGTTCAGGTTCGCGACGACGACTCCGCCGTGAGGGCCGCCCGAGCTCATCTGCCCGTTGAGCGTGGCGCGGATGGCCGCCTCGCCGGCGGAGACCGCGGCCATCGTGCCGGGGTCGCCCCCGGCCGCGGCGAGGATCGCCTCGCCGCGCGCGGCGGAGATCTCCAGCAGGTCGGCCGGGCTGATGGCGCCGGCCACGCAGAGGGCGACGAGCTCACCGTAGGAGTGGCCGGCGAGGTGATCCGGCGTCAGGCCGAGCGCGCGCAGCGTCCGGAACATCGCGAGGTCCGCGATGCCGAGCGCCGGCTGCGCGACGCGGGTGTCGGTCAGCGCCGCGCGCTGGGCGTCCCGGGTCGCGTCGTCGAACGCGGCGGGCGGGAACATCGTCGGCACCCAGCGGGCGCCGATCTCGAGCAGGTCCTGCAGGCGCGGGAACGCGGTGAACAGGTCGGCGAGCATGCCCGGGCGCTGGCTGCCCTGCCCCGGGAAGAGGAAGGCGACCTCGCCGGCGGGCTCCCCGGCCTTCTCGCCGTCGGCGACGAAGACCGCGGGGCCGGCGGTGAACGCCTTCGCGGCGGGGATCTTCGCCGCGAGGTCGTCGAGGTCGGTGGCGACGAACGCGACCTGCACCGCGCCGGCGGAGGAGTCGTCGAAGGTCCGGGCCAGGTCACGCAGGCGCCACGGGCGGCCCGCGCCGTCGTTGGCCGCGCAGAGGGCGACGAGCTCGTCGAGCGCCGCGACGGCCTCGGCCCGGGTTGCGCCGCGGGCGACGAACAGCTCGGCCGGCCACTGGTCCAGACCCGATCGCGGCGCCGGTCCGTTCGTGTACCCGGACAGGACCGTGTGGAAGTTCGTCCCGCCGAAGCCGAAGGCGCTGACGCCGGCGACGCGCGGCCGGTCGGCCGGCCACGGGCGCGGCTTCGTGTCGAAGACGAACGGGTTCTCGCCCGCGACCCAGGCGGGGTTCGGGGTGGTGAGCTGCCCGGTCGGCGGGAGGACGCCGGTGTGCAGCGCGAGCGAGGCCTTGATCACACCGGCGAGGCCCGCGGTGCACTTGGTGTGCCCGATCTGGGACTTCACCGACCCGAGCGCGCACGACGCCGGCGCGGCGCCGGCCTCGGAAAAGACCTCGGACAGGACGGTGAGCTCGGTGCGGTCGCCGACGACGGTGCCGGTGCCGTGGGCCTCGACCAGGCCGACGTCGGCCGGGGAGACGCCCGCCTGCGCGTACGCCCGCTCCAGCGCACGGCGCTGGCCCTCGGGCCGCGGGGCGGTCAGGCCGAGCGACTTGCCGTCGGAGGAGGAGCCGATGCCGGAGATGACCGCGTAGATCCGGTCGCCGTCGCGCTCGGCGTCGACGCGGCGCTTGAGCACGACGGCGGCCACGCCCTCACCGAGCGCGATGCCGTCGGCGTTCGCGTCGAAGGGCTTGCAGTGCCCGGTCTTCGACAGCGCGCCGACCGAGGCGAACTGCAGGTAGTCCTGGATGCCGTTGTGGATGTCCGCGCCGCCGGCCAACACCATGTCCGCGCCGCCGCCGCGCAGCTGCATGCACGCGACCTCGAGCGCGGCCAGCGCCGAGGCGCACGCGGCGTCGACGGTGTAGTTGGCGCCGCCGAGGTCCAGGCGGTTGGCGATGCGGCCGGAAATGACGTTGGCCAGCGCGCCGGGGAACGAGTCCTCGGTCAGCTTCGGCAGCAGCGCGTCGAGCTCGGCCGGCATCTCACCGTGGAACTGCGGGTACAGCGCACGGAAGCTGTAGGCGGCCGACAGGTCGGTGCCGGGCTCGGCGCCGAAGATGACGCCGGTCCGCTCGCGGTCGAACTCGCGACCCGCGGCGTTCGCGGTGGCGTAGCCGGCGTCGCGCAGCGCGCGGGCGGCGACTTCGAGGGCCAGCAGCTGCACCGGCTCGATCGAGGCGAGCGCCTGCGGCGGGATGCCGTACGTGAGCGCGTCGAACGGGACGTCGGGCAGGAAGCCGCCCCACTTGGAGGTGGAGCCCGTGCCGCCGTCGCCCTCGTAAAAGGTCTTCGGGTCCCAGCGCTCGGCCGGCACCTCGGTGATCGCGTCGTGGTTCGCGAGCACGTGCGCCCAGAACTCGGCGAGCTCGGCGGCCTGCGGGAAGACGCCCGCCATGCCGACGATCGCGATGTCGAGCCCGGCGTCGCCGTCGCTGCCCGGGGTGAGGTCGAGCTCGGCGGCCCGGGCGGCCAGGAACTCCGCCGCGCCGCTCGTCACCGACGCGTGCAGCTCGGCCACCGTGGTCACCGACGACCGCAGCCGCGCGACGTCGCCGATCATCACCATGCCGTCACGGGCCTGGGTGTTCTCGTCGACGGGGATGAGCGCGTTGCCCTCACGTCGGATGCCCTTGCTCGCGATCCGGAGCCGGCCGACGTTGAGCTT of the Sporichthya polymorpha DSM 43042 genome contains:
- a CDS encoding type I polyketide synthase; this encodes MGTTSGHRRILGITPFAAPDAALAVAVARAGATGVLDLGADRETALTALAEATSWWRGPLGVRVGAACPLTPADLPATVNLVVLAADAPWSLEAAAGAGRSVLVEVGSVAAARTAVAAGATRLLARGSESGVSGEASAFVLLQLLLAADLRTASGAAPEIWLAGGIGPHTAAATIAGGATGVVLDSQLALARECELPREVAAAVRAMDGTETAVVGGHRIYTRPDLTRPDAEGLASRLGATLAALPVGQDGALARPLADKHVTAGGIVAAVAAQIESSIPAAVATTKRADWAPRVVQGPMTRVSDQAAFAQAVAEQGGLPFLALALMTGEDARALLVETAELLGDLPWGVGILGFVPDEVRGAQLEAVHEVGPKYALIAGGRPAQAAPLEAAGITTFLHVPSPALLDRFLAEGARRFVFEGSECGGHVGPRASFPLWDDQIRHLLAYGEQHHCLEELDVLFAGGIHDARSAAMVAAAAAPITAAGGRVGVLMGTAYLFTAEAVSAGAIGPAFQRAAIACDSTVLLETAPGHATRCAPTAFVDTFASMREAMLAAGTPREQVWAELEKLNVGRLRIASKGIRREGNALIPVDENTQARDGMVMIGDVARLRSSVTTVAELHASVTSGAAEFLAARAAELDLTPGSDGDAGLDIAIVGMAGVFPQAAELAEFWAHVLANHDAITEVPAERWDPKTFYEGDGGTGSTSKWGGFLPDVPFDALTYGIPPQALASIEPVQLLALEVAARALRDAGYATANAAGREFDRERTGVIFGAEPGTDLSAAYSFRALYPQFHGEMPAELDALLPKLTEDSFPGALANVISGRIANRLDLGGANYTVDAACASALAALEVACMQLRGGGADMVLAGGADIHNGIQDYLQFASVGALSKTGHCKPFDANADGIALGEGVAAVVLKRRVDAERDGDRIYAVISGIGSSSDGKSLGLTAPRPEGQRRALERAYAQAGVSPADVGLVEAHGTGTVVGDRTELTVLSEVFSEAGAAPASCALGSVKSQIGHTKCTAGLAGVIKASLALHTGVLPPTGQLTTPNPAWVAGENPFVFDTKPRPWPADRPRVAGVSAFGFGGTNFHTVLSGYTNGPAPRSGLDQWPAELFVARGATRAEAVAALDELVALCAANDGAGRPWRLRDLARTFDDSSAGAVQVAFVATDLDDLAAKIPAAKAFTAGPAVFVADGEKAGEPAGEVAFLFPGQGSQRPGMLADLFTAFPRLQDLLEIGARWVPTMFPPAAFDDATRDAQRAALTDTRVAQPALGIADLAMFRTLRALGLTPDHLAGHSYGELVALCVAGAISPADLLEISAARGEAILAAAGGDPGTMAAVSAGEAAIRATLNGQMSSGGPHGGVVVANLNSPDQTVISGPTAAVDSAVTALKDGGITAQRIPVACAFHSPLVADASRTLEAELMRRSIGSPHLPVWANATAAPYPLGSSAVRELLAEQVASPVRFTEQIEAMYAAGARVFVECGPGRVLTGLVGAILGDRPHVAIATDAPGKHGVTALLTALGRLSAAGVTVDTTALYAGRDTAVVSAQDVPRRPGWVVNGHLVRTAEGKPVANGLQPAQRVEISAATPVTPAQGTPAPAAPVSPAAVAAPADGREAVVLEFLRAGREMIAAQRDVVLGFLGSAPAPVAPAVPGAQPAPVAQPVAATAPTVETVAPAPIVEPAPVVAPAPAPAEPVVVAEPAPAPVAAPADLSTELTADRVLAVLTELIAERTGYPAEMLGADLDLEADLSIASLKRTEILGLLADRLPEAGLDEDAQAKLSRIRTMAGMVAAIVETAPAAPAAAPAPVAPAAPAPTPAPAAVVAPAAGLTAERVQSVLTDLIAERTGYPTEMLDVDLDLEADLSIASLKRTEILGLLADRLPEAGLDEDAQAKLSRLRTMRAMVDAIVGDAAPVAPPTAAPVVVAAPVTPDTPADAPAEREPVRRYRLELVPTTPLTADGTLHGRHVTMVGGGLGIGIELADALTARGATVRTVSTDPDTELGDVDILVHLGAAGPSEPPSLPDAFAVLRHAVLGGARQLLVVTGTGGRMGHRTATDAPPRSDAPAGMGLAGLVRTIAREYPHVSCRALDIDPKETAELLTSRLVAELVHPAGPEVVGYAEGVRSTLSLTAAPLEVEALPSAAQLGLTPGAVVLLTGGARGITARTAAGLAGVAGCHIVLWGRSPLPAAEEGPATAGATDEAALRRALIASGVTVPAQVEREVARVLAEREIRATMTALQSVAASVTYSAVDVRDAAAVSDGIAEVMARHGRIDGVVHGAGVLDDRLIADKSADGFARVWETKVDGARALASALPAELKFLVLFGSVSGVFGNRGQCDYAAANDALDCLARAWETRFTGRVVSVDWGPWLPTGTAGDGMVSAELLRSYARQGVGAIHPEDGVNALLRELAHGEGPQVVYVCAEPAAFDVAFSGGLGG